The following is a genomic window from Aquificota bacterium.
ACTAAGGCCTTTATGATGAAAAGGATGACGGCCGTGGCTATGGCCACATAGACAATGGTTACGCCCACCGCTATGAGCTGTATGAATAGCTGGGAGGGATTGCCGTAGAGAAGGCCCTTTCCAGCCTCATTTATGGCTGGGTTGGCAAAAATACCTGTGAGTATGGCTCCAAGGATTCCTGCCACACCATGAATACCAAAGGCGTCAAGAGCATCATCATAGCCGAGCTTTGGCTTAAGGTATGCCACTGCAAAGAAGGGTATTATGCCAGCAAGAAGGCCTATTATAAGGCTTCCCTTTATGTCTACAAAGCCAGCCGCTGGTGTGATGGCCACAAGGCCTGCAACGGCGCCAGAGGCAAGCCCCAAAAGGGTAGGCTTCTTTGAGTGTATCCACTCTGTAAACATCCAAGAGAGGGCTGCCATGGCCGTGGCTGTGTTGGTGTTTATAAAAGCTGCAGAGGCAAGCCCATTGGCACCCAAGGCGGAACCCGCATTAAAGCCAAACCATCCAAACCACAAAAGGCCTGCACCTATTACCACAAGGGGCAGGTTGCTTGGCACAAGGGTTGCCTCTTTTCGCCTGCCCAAGAACAAGGCACCCACAAGGCCAGCAATACCAGCGTTTATATGCACCACCGTTCCACCTGCAAAGTCAAGGGCTCCAAGCTTCATAAGAAATCCACCACCCCATACCCAGTGGGCTATGGGAACATAGACCAAGCTCATCCACAGAACAGCAAAGAGGACCCATGCGGAAAACTTCATCCTCTCTATGTAAGAGCCGCTCACAAGGGCAACGGTTATGGCTGCAAAGGTAAGCTGGAAAGCTACAAAGATAAACTCCGGTATGGTTCCCTGAAGGCTTTTGACCTCCACACCGTTTAAAAAGATCTTAGATGGACTTCCTATAATACCACCTATGTCTGTGTTAAAAGCCAGAGTATAGCCGTAGATGATCCAAAGCACAGAGGCTATGCAATATGCCACAAAGGACATGGCTATGGTGTTTAAAGTGTCCTTCCTTTTTGCCATGCCACCGTAGAACATGGCAAGGCCCGGAAGGGTCATGAGCATAACAAGGGCTGTGGCCACTATCATCCAGGCCGTATCACCCGTATCAAGCTTTGGAGCCTGGTCTTGGGCAAAGGACAAGCTAACCAAAAGTAGTGGTATAATACTCCCTACACGGCGCATTCTATCTCCTCCTTTGCCCGGCTACCAAGTGTGCCGGGCGCATTTTTTTAAACTACTTAAATATCAAAGTAAAGTTCAAACTCTTTGGGATGTGGTATAAACCTTATCTCATCCATTTCTTTGCGCTTGGATTCTATCCATACTTGGATCAACTCCTCGGTAAACACTCCACCCTTTAGAAGGAACTCATAGTCGTTCTCCAAGGCCTTGAGGGACTCTTCCAAGGAGCCGGGCAATTGAGGTATATCCTTTAGCTCTTCTGGTGGTAGGGAGTAAATGTCCTTATCAAAGGGTTCTCCGGGATGGATGCGGTTTTCTATACCATCTATGGCGGCCATAAGTATGGCGGCGAAGGCAAGGTATGGGTTGCAGGTGGGGTCTGGGAACCTTATCTCTATCCTCTTAGCCTTTGGAGAGGCTGAGTACATGGGTATACGGATGGCGGTAGACCTGTTTCTTGCAGAGTAAGCAAGCCTTACTGGTGCCTCAAAGCCAGGTACAAGCCTGTGGTAGGAGTTTATAGTTGGGTTTGTAAAGGCTGTAAGGGCTGGACCATGCTTTAGAATGCCACCTATGGCGTATAGGCATGTTTCGGATACTCCAGCATATTCAGAACCTGCAAAGAGATTTTGGCCCTCTTTCCATATGGAGAAGTGGGTATGCATACCAGAACCGTTATCGTTTGGAAGCACCTTTGGCATAAAGGTGGCAAACTTTCCATACTTGTGAGCCACCATACGTACTATGTATTTGTATAGGAAAAGCTTGTCTGCCTGGTTTAGCAAAGAATCGTACCTTATATCTATCTCACCTTGGCCTGCGCTGGCCACCTCGTGGTGATGAAGCTCTACCACAATACCAAGCTGGGACATTATGGAAACCATCTCACTTCTAAGATGATGTACTTTGTCTAGTGGTGGTACGGGGAAGTATCCTCTTTTGTGAGGTATTTTATATCCAGAGGATGTTATCTCTCTATTCCACCAACCCTCTTCAGAGTCAACTCTCCAAAAGGCATAGTTGGCGCTTGTTCCAAACTCTACAGAATCAAATATAAAGAACTCTGCCTCTGGACCATAATAGGCTGTATCTCCTATGCCAGTTTGTTTTAGGTACTGTTCAGCCTTCT
Proteins encoded in this region:
- a CDS encoding ammonium transporter, whose product is MRRVGSIIPLLLVSLSFAQDQAPKLDTGDTAWMIVATALVMLMTLPGLAMFYGGMAKRKDTLNTIAMSFVAYCIASVLWIIYGYTLAFNTDIGGIIGSPSKIFLNGVEVKSLQGTIPEFIFVAFQLTFAAITVALVSGSYIERMKFSAWVLFAVLWMSLVYVPIAHWVWGGGFLMKLGALDFAGGTVVHINAGIAGLVGALFLGRRKEATLVPSNLPLVVIGAGLLWFGWFGFNAGSALGANGLASAAFINTNTATAMAALSWMFTEWIHSKKPTLLGLASGAVAGLVAITPAAGFVDIKGSLIIGLLAGIIPFFAVAYLKPKLGYDDALDAFGIHGVAGILGAILTGIFANPAINEAGKGLLYGNPSQLFIQLIAVGVTIVYVAIATAVILFIIKALVGLRVDQESEVFGLDESQHGEKAYNL
- the glnA gene encoding type I glutamate--ammonia ligase; this encodes MPKYSPAEVLSLIEQEGVQYVDLRFSDLFGQWQHLTIPAYELSLDTFEEGRGFDGSSIRGWQSINESDMIAIPDPATAFIDPFMEPKTLVMICDIYDPVTRERYGRDTRYIAQKAEQYLKQTGIGDTAYYGPEAEFFIFDSVEFGTSANYAFWRVDSEEGWWNREITSSGYKIPHKRGYFPVPPLDKVHHLRSEMVSIMSQLGIVVELHHHEVASAGQGEIDIRYDSLLNQADKLFLYKYIVRMVAHKYGKFATFMPKVLPNDNGSGMHTHFSIWKEGQNLFAGSEYAGVSETCLYAIGGILKHGPALTAFTNPTINSYHRLVPGFEAPVRLAYSARNRSTAIRIPMYSASPKAKRIEIRFPDPTCNPYLAFAAILMAAIDGIENRIHPGEPFDKDIYSLPPEELKDIPQLPGSLEESLKALENDYEFLLKGGVFTEELIQVWIESKRKEMDEIRFIPHPKEFELYFDI